A segment of the Acidobacteriota bacterium genome:
CGCCACCCGGCCGGCGACCGGAGCCGCCACCCGTCGCTCGGCGATCTCGTGGCGCAGGTGCTCGATGTGGGTGGAGAGCTCTGCGGCTTCGCCCTCCACCGTCACCTGCTCGTGTTCGAGATGGGCGGCACGGGCTTCGAGTTCCGTCTGCTGCTGACGCTGGGCGGTGCGTAGAACGTCGAGGTCGGCACTCTCGGCCTCTGCCCGGGCGCGGCTCTTCTCCACCTCTCCCAGGTAGCGCTGGCGATCGAGGTCCGACAGCAGGCCCAGCTCGTGCAGTCGCCGGGCGCGCTCGTGCTCGGATTCCGCCCCCCGGCCGACGATTTCCTCGACCTGACGATCCAGGGTCGCCGCCCGCAGCCGCTCGTCACCGGCGTCGCGCTCGAAGGCCAGCAGCCGAGACACCAGCTCCCGTTCACCGGCGATCGAGGCGAGTTGCCGTTCCAGACTGGCCAAGCGGGTCTCCGCCTCGGCGAGTTCGAACTGGGCGTTCTCGGCGTCGAGATCGAAGAGCGGATCGCCGGCGGCGACCTCCTCCCCCAGCCGAGCATGAACGGCGACGATGCGGCCACCCAGAGGCGCATCCACCGGATGAACCTCGGCAACGGTCTCGAGACGCGCTTCCGTCGCCACCTCGTACAGCCGGATTTCGGCACAGGCGAACCAGCCACCCCAGGCGAGCAGACAGAGCGCGAGAAGCCCGAGGCGGAGAAACCAGCGGCGAAATCCGCCGCCGGCGAGGAGCGACTCCGATTGTGAGAAGGGGGTGATGGGATTCGAGGAGGGTTCGAACACGACGGCTCACCTGTTCCGAGGACGGCGCGGTGCCAGCCCGTTGAGTCCTGGCCCATTGCGTCTTGGCCACGTGCGTTTTGGCACCGTGACCCCAGGGCACTGGGACCCGTAGCCGACACCGCGGCGGTCCGCGGAGCTCAGCGAGCCGGAACTACCGGGTATGACGCCCCAGGTACGAGGGCTTGTGATCGCCCTTGCCTCGTGCGCCGCAACCGCAGGTCGGAGCCAGGCCGGCCTTCACCTTGGTCTTGACTTTCATGTGGCCTCCTCGGTCGAACCGAACGTCGAAACTGCCGGGCGCTCGGCGGCTTGTGACCCGCACCATAAGGGAAGCTAGGTAGGGATCAGGTAATTAAAGGTTACGCCCAAAGGCGGAATAGGTCAAGGGCCGGCTCCTAGCGTCACGGCGTGTACAGCGGCGTCTTGAACATCAAGTTCCGCGGCACCAGGTCGAAACCGGTGAAGTTGGTGATCGCCACGCCATCGTGTTTGTTGAAGCTGTTGTTTTGTCCAATGCCCAAATCTTCGTAGCGGGGGATGTGGTTGTAGGCCGACTTGTGCCAGATCACCTTGCGCTGACCGGAAAGGGACTGGCCGTTGGCGTAGGTGCTGACGTCGGCGAAGAAGATCTCCGCCGGATCCGGCGGCGACGGGCGGCGGGTGACCCACAGCTCGTGATCCAGGAAGCCCTCCGTCTGCGATGCCTTGAAGCGCGCCCGGCCGAAGCGAATCGGCAGCAGGGCGTAGCCGATGGGCTCTTGCGAGGTGCAGGGCGGCGTCTGGCCGCCGGTGCACGGGATTGGCCGGCCGTTTGCTTCGGTGGGATTGGTGGCCAGGAGGGCGGTGAATTCGTCCGGGTTCCAGTCCGTTCCGCCTTCGGTACCGCCGTTGAAGTTTTCCTTGACGATGGTCTCCTGCCCATTCACCACCCGCCGAGAGACCTTCTCGATGTTGACCTGGTCCGGCGAGCAGGAAGAGTTGCCCAGTGCGCAGAGGTGCGGTTCGATACGCCAAGCCCCCATGTGCAGGTGGGAGTTGGAGGCGATCGGAGCGTGAGCCAGGTTCTGGCCGCTGGCGGCGATGCGCACCTGGATCACCCCGTCGTCGCGGAACTTGAAGGCCACCGGATAGACGTAGTTGTAGGCACTGAACATGCCCCAGAGGGTCATCGCCTGCCCCCGCCGCAGGCGGGCCGCGGCGTGGTAGCCGCCGGGGCCGACCTCCATCCAGCGAACGAAATCGTCTGTCCTCTCCTTCATCAACTTGTCTTGATAGAGGGTCGAGGGCTTGTAGGCCTGCTTGTTGAGGGCCTTGGCGTCGAGCTGCGCCAGGCCGGTGTAGTACCCCAGGAAATCGGCATAGCGGTTGCCGTTCTCGACGTAGGGGACGAACATCGCCGCCACGGCCATGCGATCGAGCACCCG
Coding sequences within it:
- a CDS encoding HlyD family efflux transporter periplasmic adaptor subunit, whose product is MFEPSSNPITPFSQSESLLAGGGFRRWFLRLGLLALCLLAWGGWFACAEIRLYEVATEARLETVAEVHPVDAPLGGRIVAVHARLGEEVAAGDPLFDLDAENAQFELAEAETRLASLERQLASIAGERELVSRLLAFERDAGDERLRAATLDRQVEEIVGRGAESEHERARRLHELGLLSDLDRQRYLGEVEKSRARAEAESADLDVLRTAQRQQQTELEARAAHLEHEQVTVEGEAAELSTHIEHLRHEIAERRVAAPVAGRVARLAEIRVGAVVAAGERLADVLPEGAIRAVAWFPPSALGRLAPGQPAWLRLDAYPWTDFGALEATIDKVAGEPDGGRLRAELALASAPPGVSPRHGLTATAEVAVEALTPARWVLRAAGGSVDRRQPAGG